In one Mustela lutreola isolate mMusLut2 chromosome 8, mMusLut2.pri, whole genome shotgun sequence genomic region, the following are encoded:
- the NACA gene encoding nascent polypeptide-associated complex subunit alpha, with product MPGEATETVPATEQELPQPQAETGSGTESDSDESVPELEEQDSTQATTQQAQLAAAAEIDEEPVSKAKQSRSEKKARKAMSKLGLRQVTGVTRVTIRKSKNILFVITKPDVYKSPASDTYIVFGEAKIEDLSQQAQLAAAEKFKVQGEAVSNIQENTQTPTVQEESEEEEVDETGVEVKDIELVMSQANVSRAKAVRALKNNSNDIVNAIMVSVKAFIP from the exons ATGCCTGGTGAAGCCACAGAAACCGTCCCTGCTACAGAGCAGGAGTTGCCACAGCCCCAGGCTGAGACAG GGTCTGGAACAGAATCTGACAGTGATGAATCAGTACCAGAGCTTGAGGAACAGGATTCCACACAGGCAACCACACAACAAGCCCAG ctgGCAGCAGCCGCTGAAATTGACGAAGAACCAGTCAGTAAAGCAAAACAGAGCCGGAGTGAAAAGAAGGCACGGAAG GCTATGTCCAAACTGGGTCTTCGACAGGTTACAGGAGTTACAAGAGTCACTATCAGGAAATCTAAGAATATTCTCTTTGTCATCACAAAACCAGATGTCTACAAGAGCCCAGCTTCAGATACCTACATAGTTTTTGGGGAAGCCAAG ATTGAGGATTTATCTCAGCAAGCACAGCTGGCAGCTGCTGAGAAATTCAAAGTTCAAGGTGAAGCTGTCTCAAACATTCAAGAAAACACACAGACTCCAACTGTACAAGAGGAGAGTGAAGAGGAAGAG gTTGATGAAACCGGTGTAGAGGTTAAGGACATAGAATTGGTCATGTCACAAGCAAATGTGTCAAGAGCAAAGGCAGTCAGAGCCCTGAAGAACAACAGCAATGATATTGTAAATGCTATTATGGTAAGTGTTAAAGCCTTTATTCCTTGA